CCGTGCATGAGGAGTTCTATAAGGACCATGACCTGGTTATCGGTGGGGAGGTGAACGTGTGGGGCAGGAGAGTGATCATCACCGACTGTGACGACTTCACCAAAGACTACTATCGCTCCAATTACGGCATCGGTAACCACCACTGTTCTGTTTCCAATTCACCCTCACCCCACCTGGTCGAGGCAGGTGGTTCTGCCGGACTCACCCAGTGTGTGTTCTTAGGAAatgtttggatttgttgggttttctcttTATAACTTTAAGTGTCTTAACCTTAACTTTCAAATTACTCAGGTCATTTCACAgcatatataatattgtagggtatCTATGTTAATATTTAACTTGGTCTGGTAAATTtactataataaataatattgtcaGGCGTGAATATTGAAATATGTTAAGtacatttgtattttgtataaTATTGTAAGACCTAAACGTAAATATTTAACTTGTTcaattaaatttgttttaaatagtgttttttatctaataatattatatatatatatggtgcTAATCTTAATATTTAGAATTTGTTAGGTGAAGTCGTAATGTTAATCTTATTTCTCAGTTAGAAATCACTTTGTTATAAATGTGCTCCATAAATAGTGGCGTCTTGACATGACAACTTTGATTTTTAGTTTGaatgtttgtactgttttttcagacaaaatatgcagctttaataatgtcaaaatatttaaaggGAACACTTAAACATTTGATTGTgtgatttacagaaaaaaaaaactatcttaTGCAGCAGCATTATTCACATatacagctgatttttttttttatgagtttttcttttccagtggcagtttttctttcattttgcatttcaccCATTGATCTTCAGTTGTCTGTTGCATTGCATAATTTTGAACACTTGGGGGCAGTAAGAGCAAACATGACTGAGGGCTGTTCCCTTCCTATAAAACTGATTCCTTACATCAGTGACACCCTTGCTGGGTGGATGAAGTACAGTATTTCTATGTACAGAGTTAGTACAGGTGAAGTATTCTGTGTTCTCTCCATCACTGCTTGGCTTATGAATATTGAACCAGTGACATCAGATATTCAGGCCTCCAGTGTTGGTGTGTTTCTATACATGGACAGCTACCAGCACTGGGGGCCACAGGAGGCTCAGCACTCCTTAGCAGGAGAAACCCAAGCTGGTCCTGGATGTGTCTGCCACCCTAGGCAGGTTCTGGGGGTTTTGCTGCATTAGTCACAGTATAAAGCAGGCGGAGCCCCGCTGACAGGCCATAGTGATGGAGGGTCCTGTCTGACTCTGAGCAGTCAGAGGTCAGCTCAGGGATGGATTACCTGCCTCCTTCTGATCATTTTAGCTCTCCTCCtgggtttctttcttcttttaagtgttttgtcttttctttttctgctcgTTCCTCTCAGAGGACTTCACCCCAGTGCAGTACAAAGCTCCCCCAGACCCGATCCCTCAGAAGCCCCCCAGGCTTGTGCCCCCCTACAACGGCTTTGGCTCAGAGGAGGACTCGCTGAGCTCCTGCCAGGGCCTGCTACTCAGGCCCCCACGGAAAGATTTCAACAAATTTATGGAAAAGGACAGGTCGGATGAGTTGTAGTCACAGTCACAATCAAATTACACACTGAAatatttgtgtgtcagtgtgtgttagCGGTGGCCTCCAACTCTAGTCGTGTACATGTGTCGCTGCAGTTGCGGCATGGAGAGTAACGTGCTGAATTTCCGAGCCAAGATGGTGACCAGTGATGCAGTCGACAGAGAGCGGGAGTTCATCATCTCCTTCTACCTGTGCGATGACTCCATCAGTGTGTTGGAACCTCCACAGCGGAACTCAGGTAAAAACGTCTGGAGCACAGCTGCACCGAGCCACTCCCAGGACCCCAGATACAAATCTATGACTCTCATGGTAAACATTAACTTTGTCAGATTGAGTTTCCAGCTCCAAAATCTTTTGAAAACTGTTGAAACAGATGATGTTGAGTTCTTAGACCTACATTTCCATTGATGCAAATCAATATTTAATGGTAGTTTTTAACGGTGCCAGATGAATGCTAAACCACTGGGTCAGGCACTTTTCAGCATGGCTGCAAAATGATACCCAACCgtttaaaatgatgtaaaataaaacaatatgagTGGAACTTTAACTCAATTGAGCAACAAGACTGTTgccaacatgttgtaaaaataaaattagtgcatttaaaatgtggACCAAGAACAAAGATACTTATCAGTATAGTTAATTTTCAttgaaatttcacattttcttcccTCGTGCTGTAGGTGTGCTCGGTGGTAAGTTTCTGGAGCGAGGCCGAGTGAAGAAGCCAGGCCAGGAGCTGTTTAAGAAGGAGCTGTCTGAGTACTTCACAGCTCAGGATCTGTATGTTGGAGCTATCCTCTGCATCAGCGGTAAAAACTTCCAGCTTGTGGCTGCTGATGAATACACCTTCAACTACATGGAGAAGCATGCCGAGGAGGTATGAAGGGAGCTGAGGGAAGAATGTTTGTTTCCTAAGGTTGTGGTATCACAGGCTTGTTTTCAGTTGCGGTTTTGGCACTGAGACGTGAAACAGTCATATTTTCCTTTGGAATGCTACACATGATTAAAgagtgcgtgtttgtgtgttattatCAAAAGTTTCCCAAAGCCAACATGGGCAGCATCCTCAGCAAGCTACGGTCTGTCCCGGAGGAGAAGCAGAGTGAGATCAGGAAGTTTGTGGCTCTCAGTGATCCCACCAGCACTGGCTTCATCGCATATGAGTCATTCAGGTCCAGTAATACAGCAAAAACAGTTCACTCCTCACCTCACAATAATACATACTGACATAAATGATCAGAGCCTGCTCAGCTGGAGAAAAACTCAGATCTACTGTAGAAGTATTTAGGATCTGATCATGACGTGCAATTGCAGTATCATGATCATTATCCACCATATCAACATGTGTACAACCACAAGGAACTAATAAAATAGGTGGCAGGGAGCCTTAATAGCAGCTGTACTGAGCCAAAGAAAATCttggtcaatttaatttttatCCACTCTTCAACCAATCAGTTGATCACACAGAAACTAATCTGAATTGGTATCTGTAGATTAACTGAACTAATCACAATGCACTGATTGCCTTATTAGCCTGAATGAATTCTAATACTACATAAGCAGCTAGTATTTACAGCATACTAAATCATTTTAACCTGGTTGTTTTACACTAAGGTGATCTAGCAGACTGGGAGCAGACCAGATGCTGATATTCATattatttctgaaaatatatcaACTGGTGATTCTGCACAAGAATTACAGAGAAATATAACACAGACGAGTTAACTCGTGTTTTTTAGATGATCTGACATGTTGGTTGTTAAGCTGTGACACTTAAACTAATGTTGACACCCCGCTTTTTGtcacaaaatgcagccacaacGACAATTTCTTTGCCTTTGTGTCAACTTTGTGTAAATGTTGTCGACTTGGACACTGCAGTGCTTGTAAAAAAACCAACATCCTTGTCAGGAAGCAAATATTACTGAGCAATTTTGTCAGCTTTGGAGggtgcaaataaaacaagaatagCAGGCAAATTCTTCAAAGTTGTGCGATATGTGGTGAACTTATGTCTCATCATTTATGTGCGTGTCTGCAGGAACCTGCTGATGGATCTGGACTGCGGTCTGTCGGAGCacgaggttctggttctgtgcCGACGTTTCTCCGAGCGCACGCAGCCCGACGTGGACGCGGGCCTGATGCTAGCTGTAGCCCAGGACTTCCTCAGAAAGAAGCACTTTGAGGAGATCCCTGACATGGCCAGAGCATTCACACACCGCGATCGACACAAGTGAgcgtcacacacacatactgtaccacacacacacacacacacacacagatgtttgcttaagacaaaaacactgttgaaacagaaacacacccacacacacacccacacacacaaacagacaggcagatagCGTCACAACAAGACATCAATCGTGCAGCCAGTGGCCCCATATCTCAGAGCAGCGATTAGTTCCAGCAATGCGAGAGTGGAGCATTGGAACCAGATGGACCCTGAAGACCTGTATGGCATGCAGCTCTgcagttcacacacacacccacactgtgtctgcctctgtctgtgtgtctttctgctctACTTTTTGTGGATAAAGTCACATGTTTGAAGCGCCTACAGCTCCTCATCCACAGGACAAGACCTTTAACCCGCCTTTAGCTGAAATGGATAACGCTAAGCTGACCTGTCCCTGTGTACGACTCTGTTGACACCCTCAGTTAGCGTCAGATTGTTCATCAGCGTCCCTGTAATGAAGATGGCATGACAAGAATGAGCCTCTGGACTGTCTGGcatcacagtggaaaaaaactgtGGTCTTAGAGGACAAGCATCCTCTGtgtcacgcacacacacattgtctGTATACAATATGAGTTTGagacattttttccataaataaTGGCTCCATGTTTATCTGAATAGGAAtggtagtttttttaaaaagacaacaaaggcCGGCTCATGTTGCTGCTGGTGGCACATTTTCTATGATGTCATGTATTGGCCATcaaacagcttgttttttttctttgagctGCATTCAGATATCTCACCACAAACAGGCATGCGGCCAGCGTGAGTCCACACCAGAGTTTGcaaactgcagttttgttttttttcttcttaagcctgtgtttttctgctcctcTTTGTCTCTAGCGCTGGCCGCCTCCCCACCAAAGAGACAAGGACCGTTTGTAAAGCCTTCCAGCTCCCCCTGCCAGAGAACCTGCTCGGAGGTCTGCTCAGCAAGTAAGAGCCCACTAATCACCGCACACTTCAGGTCCCACAACAGTTTCAGGAAGGCTCTGAATGATTCATTTTCACTGATTGTAAAGTATAGTGGCAATTCTATGCCCAGAATTATTCTTGGCATAGCTGAAAATTGTCTTAACCATCATTCAGACTAAATACCACTAAAAATGATACATTAGAAGTAGTGCATAATAGCTTcatttaaagagcccatattctgctttttaggtttctctctttttccttcagAGTGTTACACagctgcttttttgtgcatATAAAAGCCCCAAGTCCACACCAAACAAAGTCCTTCCAAGAAAATTCTTCTCCTTACCTGTCTGAAATGCCTCATTTGAAATACAGGCTTGTCTTCCATTACTTATCTACATCATTGTGTAACATATTTGCATAATGCCCAGCTAGCAGCTAGTCTGAccctcaaacaaagaatgagcaaCTGCCTCAAAGTCTGACATTATTTCCCCATGAAAGCTGCTGCGGCAGGAGCTATAGCCCTCTATTCATAAATAAGAAGTTAGTGTAGATAACTAGCATTACCTACTTTTTGTTGGGACAGCTGACCAACCATAACTGTCTGGGTTTTTCGGGAGCAAAGCCTTAACTCAAGACACTAcaggcaaaaacatttttttcatgtattcaCAATTTTGATGATATTTTACTCATTCCATTACATGTCTTCTCTCAGACTAATGTAAAGAAAGCATCTCAAATACAGATTCTAGCGTTTATTTGACTACACTTTGTCTATTTGCACCTAGAAATTTCAACTGTAGTACGCATCTCTAAAGGCTGTTTTCACAAAATTAGTTTTTCCTCAAACTGGAGTCAGAAATGTCCACTTTAGTACCATTTGAATAAACACACAGAGGGATTTGTATATAGATCAGTCATAATCTAATATGTAgaacattttaatcataaagcaATGGCAAACACTGTCTACAGTAATTTCTGATTTATGAGATGATAAAAAGAGAAATCCCCAAAAAGATATAGTCTAATACGCcccaaaaattttaaaatgttgagaTTTGTTGCAAATTAGGATATTTTTAGATATACATGTAATACCTTACGAGAATAATTTtgtattaatgcaaaaaaatcatTGTATTAATCAACCGGGGAACCTAAATGATGATTCATTGTCGGTTAAAGACGTTATCCTATTCACCTGTTTCACCCTCAAAGAGACAGAAGCTGAAGAGGTGCTACTGTAATATATAGTGTGGgagaaataatgtgttttttgaacaatAAAACTGTAGACATATTCTAGTAgaccacaaaaataaatgtatgaatCTGTGATTGAGCTCAATATAGGCTCTTGAATCTTGATTTGGAATTATGGTAACAGTTTCTGTCCTGGATCCATGTCTGCTTTAGGttttcagatggagatgagattGACTATCATGCCTTCCTTGCTGGTATTAACTGGATAGAGAATCCTGCTCCACCAGTGATGCCCAGTGACGTCTTAAAGGTAAGACAGAGGAATGACAgcaatacacacaaaacaggtCAAGTTTAGAGAGAAAATGGAGGGGAAATCAACTTACTTTTAGTGGGAGTCAATCAGAAAGACACAGTAAGTGATTTTCACAGTGTgtgcacagatttttaaataggTGTAAGTGAAAATCAATCTACATTTTAATCCTACCTGTGATGACTCAGGGGATAAGTGAGCCAACGGCAGAATCAAGTGAGTGGGAAGGAGCAGTCAAATGGACTAGAGGACAATTTATTGTTGAGGGTGACACACTCGCACAGAGGTGGTCGGCAAGGAGAGAAGCAGCTTCTTTGTTCGTTTTTCTTGCATTTGTATCTTCTCTGTGTAATGCTTATTTGACATGATTGGCCACGACCAGATCTAAGCAGAAACAGGTGAACAAAACAGATATCCGGCCTACGTGACAACAAAGGGAGGTTTGTGTGGAcagaatctgtgtgtgtgttgggattGACGGTGTGTATGTCGATACAGTCCTTGCCTAATGTTCCTTGCCATGGTCTCCAGCTGCTGTTTGCCTCTCTGGGTTCTAAGTCAAAACTAGTCGCTCAGTCTCTGCTCAGCTACTCTGCCCTCTGATCTAAAGCAGCTTGAAAGTAAACTATGAAAAAGATAGAGAACAGCCACGGCACCTTGTGTATCATCAGCCATTTTTAATCTCAGGATGTCTGAGCGTATCAGCTTCATATATGAATTAACACCCTGCCCACTTTTGTGTAAAAGTTATAACAGGAATCTTTTAAAATTCACTTTCAACACGGTACAAACCTGAGCTAAATGCTGTCACATTAATGGATGGACACGCACAAGCAACAGTATTTTGAGTTGATTAAAGGGGTTTGGggaatatttttccacatttcagtaCCAAGCGATACAATTTTCtgccaaaacataaaaaatacaaactgacaACTAAACTGTCAGTGAAAATACAATTTTACTACAAGAGTCCGTAACAGGTCAGTATAATGAAACTCACCAATAATTAAGGTAATCAAGGTTTAGTTTACTTTGTTGCTTCCAGGTGTTTAAGACTCTTTCCTCTGAGTGGGCGCTACGACTGAGAATGAATATTGTCATATGGATGTCATCaaggctggactctgatcaaacacataaagtttgaggcagattggagcatgtacagggtagttagacagcacttcctgtttcatagtgaaacatcaaaattccggggtCTGTCATAGCCACACCCTTTGACTTTTGCGGAAGGTTTTGAAAGGTTTTGACCACTAAGGCCTGTTGAATATACTGCccaaatttgaggtctcttGGACTTAACACCTATGAGGGGCTTGTTCTTGTAAATGACCAAAGATGATCCAAAATCTCATAATTAATTCAAAATTACtaacttcctgttgggttttgggtatGGCTGCAAGACAGTTCTTTGTGGGCCCTGATGTGTTACATATGCTTACCAAATTTCGTAGATGTAGGTGAAACATGCTACTGGAGcccatttttacaaatattgcaGGGGGCGCCGCTGAGCCGTTTTACCACAGACATGCaagtcccataaaatatcaaatgtttCGCCAGTTCAGATGTGTGCGCCaattttgatgtgttttcaagTATATTTAGGCTGTAGTTCCTTGCATTCCAAGTTGTTTCTTACACTTTCAGTGCTCGGACCATAATAAAAGAATGATAAAGAAGTGATTTATCACAAATAAAgtacaatattaaaaatagtCAAGTCCGGGTGGAAACAAAAGGAGCACTGACTAAGTAAATATTTGAATGTTGTCAGAGTTGTGTAGTGATGTGTTTTCCTGTTGTCTCCAGTTTTGTGTAAATGTGGGGTTTGACGCCAACGGAgctacagtgaaaaatgtcaactacaCCGCCCTTCTGCAGGACGTGTTCAGCTTTCCCTCCAACAACGCCGACCCAACAACCGCCACCTCAACATAGACGCACAACAGGAGGTGACAACTGCTTAATGTCACCACAAGCTCCTCCATTAAAGAACATGTTGCATCGACTAACCGGCGTCTGTGATTCCATCCTGCTGGAGATGAGTAAAGCCATAGGGGATGGGATGTGTGTGAATAATCTgtaagtttgttttcttctttttgaaaaatttggCAGTAATGGTTCAACTAACACAATCCATTTTAGTGGAAAATTGGTGCTTCAGGGGAGAAATGTTTCGAGAACACAGATGCtttttgatgtgtgtgtttatatgagATGGTGTGAATCCAGCCAagacatctaaaaaaaaacatgacgcATTAAAGCAGAACCACATTCCAGCTCTGGCCAGACATTGTAACTCTTCTCACACACGAAATACACAACAGTGTTTGTCATTCTGTTAAAGTGGCAACATTCTGTCATTGAGACACAGCTCACTTTtacacagcttcattcagacatcaCGGTGATGAAAAAGAGTCAACATACTGCATTCTATTTGTCTTTACATGCAATATTGGACAGACTATtatcaaaatcacacaaaaaaactaaactaagctAATAGCAAGATCATTAAACTGTCTAAATACCTAATATCCATGTTTATGATTTCCCAAACActaaaattctgtccatgtgtgattGTAATTGAGCTGTTATTTTTccagcagtaaaacaaaaataacccaACAGCTGTGATCAAGCTCAGGACCGAGGACGGCCgctaagaaaaaaataataatataccTGTAGTTAATAAACTGTTactctgtgtgacagctcacctgtctgagctgaAGAAAAGTTCACAATGTGACCTGCTGTTTGATTCTGATCCATCCTGTCTCCTTGTCATGGATCATCTAGAATTCTTAGTAATTAATGAAGTCATTGCTGTTGTACATGAATGTGTCAGATCCACATGTGGATCCTGCTGTCATCTGAAGCTGCAGATATTTACTGAACTCCTTTAAAAACTCATACAAACGGCTGGAAGCAAGAAACTAAACATCGGCTCCTGATAGTCAAAACCTTGATTACATTCATTTTTGGCGAATCTCATTAGTTTGACCTGTTAgagctttatttttatggatTTGTCAGTTTATAATAGATGTTGACCTGAAGGGCAAAGttaatattttgtgattttaagcacacaaacagttttttgctctctgtgatgtttttatgtctatattggtgctgaaatgtagaAAAGGCCTTCCCCATATATTGCTTCACACAACTTTACTTCACTTCTGTCAGGGTGTTTATTTACACATGATGCTGACAAATGcagatgctgtcagattaacagaaaacagTGCATGCCTGAAGGAGCTTTTGACCACAGGATGTTGTACTCTCTTCCGGCACTACGATGCAAgtcagggatgtcaaactcatttcagttcaggggcTACATTCAGCCCAaattgatctcaagtgggccggaccagtaaaatcacagcataataactgataaataaataaccacaactccaaatttttcctttgttttagtgcaaaaaaagttcaCAGTTAAGGAACTATCTTATTACAAAACATTACGAACAGCTTgacatttcttaagaaaaataaatttagcTTTAagaatattatgcctcagtttagcacattacaacttacagatcacagtgtgtctgcaaaggcacaaaacatttagtgacAGGTatctatataatattttactttatgatcaaaatgacaagtcagacaaaaaacaacaaaaacaagacaaaatattacaaaaatgagacacaaaataacaaaaacgagacataaaatggcaaaagcgagaaacaaaatgacaaaaaatgtgacaaacgacatgaaacaaaagaaaaaagagaccaaaaaactagacataaaagttacaaagcgacaaaaaaatggacatgtgacaaaaatgagacaaaacatgacacaaatgacacaaatgagacaaaaaatgacaaaagctagaaacaaaatgacaaataaatagactgacaacacaagcgagacaaaaaatacaaaacgacaaataaagcaaaacgcaaattgacaaaaataagacaaaaaacaaaagcgagacaaaaaggaaacacaaaacggcaaaaaaaaaacgagaaacaaaatgacaaaaacacgagacaaatgacaaaagtcagacaaacaaagaaaaaacaacaaaagcaagacaaatattacaaaaataagacacaaaattacaaaagaacaatgagcaatatcgtattttactttatgatcaaaacaacttgtcatggtcgagaaattattttaaatttatagttttacaaatttacaatctgcagttaatgtcttctctgtaatttttacactttacaaagttgtcccacgggccagattggacgCTCTGGCcagccggttttggcccgcgggccgcatgtttgacacccctgctctaagtTGATAAAGATTGCAATTGCCACTGGGATGAATGTTATACATATCCACATACACGACCAttcgaaagtttggggtcaccaagacaatttcatgttttccatgaaagctcacacttttattcatgtgctaacataactgcaaaagggttttctaatcattaattagcctttcaacaccattagctaacacaatgtagcattagaacacaggagtgatggttgctggaaatgttcctctgtacccctatggagatattccattaaaaatcagctgtttccagctaaaatacatactgtagtcatttaccacattagcagtgtctagactggatttctgattcatttaatgccatcctcattgaaaaaaactgcttttctttcaaaaataaggacatttctaagtgaccctaaacttttaaatggcagtgtagatcctgctgctgtctgatgctgcacatatttattaaactcagaggaaaaactcctaaACAACTGGAAccaacaaactgaacttcagctcctgttagcCAAAACCTGGATTATGTTGATAATTGGAGAGTCTCATTAATCTGACCTGTTACAGATTGAAATGTAGAAAAAGCCTTCCCAAATTACTACACACAACTTGAAGTACATCGCTTGTGCCTGGGTGTTTATTCAGATATGAGGCCAACACGTTAACAGAAAACAGTGTTTGTCTGGAAGGAGCTTTTTGGATACAGACTATTTTTTACTTTCTTCAGGCATTATGATGTAAGTTGATAAAGTTTGAAATTGGCGCTGGGATGAATGTTATGTATCCACAtagatgctgcaggtatttaataaactctgaggaaagactcctaaacAGCTGAAAGCAGCAAACTAACTTTGACTCCTGTTGATGTTTGTCAAAACTTGGATTACATTCATTATTAGGGATTCTTCTGACTCTGTGATAAATCACTTCTTTATCATTCTTTTATTATGGTCCGAGCACTGAAAGTGTAAGAAACTGTTATGATTCTGCTCCTGCTCctgttccttctccctctttctccctctttctttcttcctccttgattttctgcatctattttgacctgtccctttggctccctctgtctgtcatctctttccctcttgtctctcGTCCCTGTCTCTTGCTTTCCCTTCTCACCTGTCTACACTCACCTGATTACTACACCTGACTCACATttcagtaatcagctcacctgcccgcAAGATCTCCTGTTCActatttaaaccctgctcattcattcactccctgccggatcatcgacccacatacCCTCAAAGAATCACATCCCCCCCAGAGATTTTGCTCCCCTTTTTGGGTCCTGTTTTCTCCACTGAACCCTGCTACCTCTCGACTGCCTCAGCCCCCATGGATTCTGCTCCTCTCCCCCTGGATTCCCTGAGTTTGCTTCCCTGCCCCTTCCGTCTAGTTTTTCCCCTGATTTGTGAGTACTCTGTTTAGTGtagttttagtgtttgggttttttCCTTTAGACTTTGGTGTTGGATTTGatagttttgtttggttttgcatatttcatatGTAGCTAGATTTGGTTTTCCCCTCAACCCTGGTTCCTGTTGTATTGTCTTAGCTTGTTTGGTTAAAATAAAGTCCTGGATTCTCTGACCCCCCATAACAGAAACGCTGTTTTGTGTCAacattggtgctgaaatgtggaaaaagccttTCTTAAATCACTTCCCACAACTTGAATACatgacttgtgtgtgtgtttacctgttaATGTGACTGCATGCATTTCAAACTTGTGTTGCAGGTGATATGTAAGTGTTATCAGGTCCAACTTAGTGAGGCTGTTTTGc
This DNA window, taken from Amphiprion ocellaris isolate individual 3 ecotype Okinawa chromosome 11, ASM2253959v1, whole genome shotgun sequence, encodes the following:
- the efhc2 gene encoding EF-hand domain-containing family member C2; the protein is MALPFLPGYSPNSRLGKERFHKSQHFNYNNGVPLLVGSEKPGIGGEPLVGQKIKPKHSVYPKGQGSSMPSWVAFDKKTLCFEAYFQENVTDAQNETYRIRKCKIYFYLEDDTIQVVEPEFKNCGIPQGTLICRHRIPLPPPNNDQFYNVYHFNLNQQMVLYSRTFTLTNCDPFTRNFLTRLGVILNDPAPVPEDPYSSLREQLDKNMNPLRPYERCDTLKQFLDNDRKVLRFCCLWDDTESVFGDPRELVLYYFLADDTIEIHEVFYPNSGRDASPKFLRRGKLPKRPPAQMKQPGEITERTVLNVFASKNQGERYMLDNLQTGAVHEEFYKDHDLVIGGEVNVWGRRVIITDCDDFTKDYYRSNYGIEDFTPVQYKAPPDPIPQKPPRLVPPYNGFGSEEDSLSSCQGLLLRPPRKDFNKFMEKDSCGMESNVLNFRAKMVTSDAVDREREFIISFYLCDDSISVLEPPQRNSGVLGGKFLERGRVKKPGQELFKKELSEYFTAQDLYVGAILCISGKNFQLVAADEYTFNYMEKHAEEFPKANMGSILSKLRSVPEEKQSEIRKFVALSDPTSTGFIAYESFRNLLMDLDCGLSEHEVLVLCRRFSERTQPDVDAGLMLAVAQDFLRKKHFEEIPDMARAFTHRDRHNAGRLPTKETRTVCKAFQLPLPENLLGGLLSKFSDGDEIDYHAFLAGINWIENPAPPVMPSDVLKFCVNVGFDANGATVKNVNYTALLQDVFSFPSNNADPTTATST